The Stenotrophomonas sp. ASS1 genome segment TTCTCCAGGCCGGACAGGCCTTCCTGCAGCGACCACATCACCAGGCCGTGCCACGGCACACCGGCACCGGCGCGGATCACGGCATGGTCGGCGCGATGCTCAAGGAAGCTGATGTCACGGTTGCCGAACACCAGCACGGTGCCCGGCAGATCCTCGGCGATCAGCACGTTGCTGCCGGCACCCAGCACCAGCAGCGGGCCGCTGGCCACTTCGGGCAATGCCAGCACTTCCGGCAGCAGCGTGGGATCGTGCAGTTCCAGCAGCTGAGCGGCGCTGGCCTGCACATGGAAGGTGTTCAGGGCCTGCAGCGGCGCATTGCGGGTGAGCGTCCAGCGCAGCGGGGCGTTGCCGTCGACGGTATCCATGGGCGCGCTCACAGTGGGGCCACCGCGCCGCGGCTCGGCGCTTCGCGGCGGCGACGGATCGCCTCCACGCATTCGGAGACGAGGGCCGGGCCACGGAAGATCAGGCCGCTGTAGCACTGCACCAGGGCTGCGCCTGCGGCCATCTTGGCCACGGCGTCGGCACCGGACAGGATGCCGCCAACACCGATCAACGGCACCGATTCGGGCAGGCGCGAACGCAGACGGCGCAGTACCAGGGTGGACTGCTCCAGCACCGGCGCGCCGGACAGGCCACCGGCCTCGTTGGCCAGCGGGTCGCCGGCCACCTTGCTGTGATCGATGGTGGTGTTGGTGGCGATCACGCCGTCCACCTGCAGTTCGCCCAGCACGCGGGCAGCGGCATCGATGTCGCGCTCGCTCAGGTCGGGCGCCACCTTGACCAGCATCGGCACGCGGCGACCGTGGCGGGCCGCGAGATCTTCCTGGCGGTCGCGCAACTGGCTGACCAGCTGGCGCAGCGCGGTTTCTTCCTGCAGTTCACGCAGGCCGGCGGTGTTGGGCGAGGAAATGTTGACAGTGATGTAGTCGGCCAGCGGGTACACCTTGTCCAGGCAGGCGATGTAATCGTCCACGGCCTGTTCGTTCGGGGTGTCCTTGTTCTTGCCGATGTTGATGCCGAGCAGGCCGCGGCGGTTGCGCGCGCGCTCGACGTTGCGCACCAGCGCGTCCACGCCCGCATTGTTGAAGCCCATGCGGTTGATGATCGCGTTGTGTTCCGGCAGGCGGAACAGGCGCGGCTGCGGATTGCCGGCCTGCGGGCGCGGCGTGATGGTGCCGATTTCGACGAAGCCGAAACCCAGCGCGAACAGCGCATCGATGTGCTCGCCATTCTTGTCCAGGCCGGCGGCCAGGCCGACCGGATTGGGGAAGGTCAACCCGAACACCGTGCTGGGCATCGGCGCGATGCGTGCGGCCAGCAGCGGCGTGGTGCCGGTGCGGTAGGCCAGGTCCAGTGCGGACAGGCCAAGGCCGTGGGCGCGCTCGGCGTCGAGCGAGAACAGGAAGGGGCGGGCAAGCGAATACATGCGTCGGTTCAGTCCAGCGTGCCGAGGAAGGCTCGGGTTCGATATTCAAAAGCGACCTGGTCGTCGACCGCGTGGGCGGCGAACAGGTCCTGCAAAGCGTCGATCATCGGCGCGTGGCGCGGATGACCGGCTTGCGGGGCATAGGAGGAGGACAGCAGGCGCCCGCGCAGGGCGTCGAAGTCCAGGTGCTGCACGTTCGGCAGCTCCACCATGCCGCGCAGGCCGGGGCCGAACCAGGCCTGCATGGTGGCATCGTCCTGGTAGCGCTCGGCCACGGCGGAGTAGTCGGTGCCGTAATCCAGCAGCAGCTGTTCGTAGCCGACCAGGAACGGACTGGCATCGAGCAGGCGCGAATTCCAGTAGATCAGTGCCTGGCCATCCGGACGCAGGATGCGCTGCCACTCGGCGCGCACCGCCACGGTGTCGAACCAGTGGAAGGCCTGCGCGACGCTGACCAGATCGATGCTGGTGTCGTCCAGTGTGGTGGCCTCGGCGCGGCCGTCGACCGCGCGGAACTGCGGGTACTGCGGTGCCAGCCATTGCTCGGCCGCGGCGCGCATGGCGGCGTTGGGTTCAACCGCGACTACCGGATGGCCGCTGGCCAGGAACTGGCGGCTGGAAATACCGGTACCGGCGCCGATGTCGGCGACCAGCGCCTCGCGGCTGACGCCCATCGGGCCGTGCAGCCATTCCAGCAGCGCGGGTGGGTAATCGGGCCGGTAGCGGACGTAATCGGCGACGCGGCTGCTGAAGCGTTCAGTGCTGTCGGAGGCGGTCATGGCAGTCAGTTCGACATCGCAGCGAGCCAGGCCAGGCCGCCGAAGAACAGGATGAAGACCAGGATGGCGGCGATCACCGCGCCGACCATCACCCAGCCCAGTACCAGACCGGTGACGGCCAGGCCATCGCCTTCCAGTTCATGCGGGCGGCGGCGGATCTCGGCGCGGGCCATGTGGCCGGAGATGATGGCCACGATGCTGGCCACGAAGGGCAGGACGGTCCAGCTGGCGATGCCCATGACCAGGCTGACCACGGCCAGGGCGCTTATCTGTCGGGGTGCCACGCTCATCGGGGTCCTCCTTGGCAGTGTGCACATGATAGTGCCTCTGCCCGGGCAATCCCATGCCCGGCGGATGCGATGGCAGGCGTCGACCTTGGTCGACGCAGGGCATTTCAGCCAGGCAGGCCTCGACCTTGGTCGACGAACCGCATTCCAGCCGTGGTAGGCGTCGACCTTGGTCGACGAAAGGCATTCCAGCCGTGGTAGGCGTCGACCTTGGTCGACGAAAGGCATTCCAGCTGTGGTAGACGTCGACCTTGGTCGACGAAAGGCATGCCAACCAAGGTTGGCAACTACCGGAGTGCCGGTGTCAGCCCATCAACACCTGGCCACCATCCACGTTGAGCACATGGCCGGTGATCCAGCGCGCCAGCGGCGAGCACAGGAACAGGGCGGCATCGGCGATCTCACGCGGGTGGCCGAAGCGACCGAACGGAATCTTCGCCAGCGTACCGTGGTACAGGGCGGGATCTTCGGTGCGGCGGCGGTCCCAGAGGCCGTCATCGAACTCGATCGAGCCCGGTGCGATCGCGTTGACGCGGATCCGGTCCTTGGCCAGCGCGAGGGCCTGCGAGGTGGTGTAGTGCGACAGCGCGGCCTTGGCGGCGGCGTAGGGCGCACCACCGGGACGCGGCTGCTGTGCGGCAATCGAAGATAGATTGAGAATGCAGGCGTCGCTGGATGCGCGCAGCCAAGGCAGGGCCAGGCGCGATGCACGCACGGCCGCCATCAGGTCGATCTGCAGGCTGGCGGCCCAGCCGTCCTCGTCGTCGGCCATGCCGTAGCCAGTGGCGTTGTTGACCAGCACATCGATGCCACCGAGTGCATCGGCGGCGGCCTGCAGCCAGGCCTGGATCTGGCCGGGGTCGGCCAGATCGGCGGAGAACGTGTGCAGTTCGTAGCCCTGCACCCGTGCATCGGCACGCAGGGCATCCAGACCGGCCTGGCCGCGCGCGCAGACCGAGACCTGCGCACCAGCGCCGGCAAACGCCAGTGCCATTTCACGGCCAATGCCCTTGCTGCCGCCGGCGATGAGTACGCGGCGGCCGGTGAAATCAATCACCGGCTTGCCAGCCTGAAGAGCCGAGCCATGCTCGGCTGCATTACCTGCGGTGTTCATGGCCCGTCCTGCCGAGCATGGCCCGGCACTACAGAAAGCGTTACAGGTCGAACTTGATGCCCTGCGCCAGCGGCAGCGAATCCGAGTAGTTGATGGTGTTGGTCTGGCGGCGCATGTAGACCTTCCATGCATCCGAGCCGGACTCGCGGCCACCGCCGGTGTCCTTCTCGCCACCGAAGGCACCGCCGATCTCCGCACCGGACGTGCCGATGTTGATGTTGGCGATGCCGCAGTCGCTGCCGGCCGCCGACAGGAACTTCTCGGCGGTCTTCAGGTTCTGGGTGAAGATCGAGGACGACAGGCCCTGCGGCACGCCGTTCTGCATGTCGATGGCTTCGTCGATGGTGTCGTACGGCATCACGTACAGGATCGGCGCGAAGGTCTCATGCTGGACCACGGCGTCGCTGTTCTTCAGGCCCGAGACGATCGCCGGCAGCACGAAGTTGCCAGCGCGGTCGATGCGGGTGCCGCCGGTTTCGATGGTGCCGCCGGCCGCCTTGGCCTGGGCGATGGCATCGAGGAACTGCTGCACGGCGCCATCGCTGTTCAGCGGGCCCATCAGGTTGGCGGCATCGGTCGGGTCGCCGATCTTGCCTTCCACCTGCTTATAGGCCTTGACCAGCGTGGCCAGCACGTCGGCATAGATCGAGCGGTGCACGATCAGGCGGCGGGTGGTGGTGCAGCGCTGGCCGGCGGTACCGACCGCGCCGAACACGATGCCCGGCACGGCCAGCTTCAGGTCGGCGGTTTCGTCCAGGATGATGGCGTTGTTGCCACCCAGCTCCAGCAGGCAGCGGCCCAGGCGGCGCGCAACCTTCTCATTGACGGTGCGGCCAACCTGGGTCGAGCCGGTGAAGCTGATCAGCGGCACGCGACGGTCATCGACCAACTTCTCCGACAGCGCAGTGCCGGCATCGTTGATCAGGAAGAAGATGTCCGGGAAGCCGGCTTCGCGCAGGGCGTCGTTGCAGATCTTCAACGAGGCGATGGCGGTCAGCGGCGTCTTGTTGGACGGCTTCCAGATGCACACGTCGCCACAGATGGCGGCCAGGAACGAATTCCAGCTCCACACCGCGACCGGGAAGTTGAAGGCCGAGATGATGCCGACCAGGCCCAGCGGGTGGTACTGCTCGTACATGCGGTGGCCGGGGCGCTCGGAATGCATGGTGTAGCCGTACAGCATGCGGCTCTGGCCCACGGCGAAATCGGCGATGTCGATCATCTCCTGCACTTCGCCATCGCCTTCCGGCTTGCTCTTGCCCATTTCCAGGGCGACCAGCGAACCCAGGGCGTCCTTGTGCTTGCGCAGTGCTTCGCCGCAAAGGCGCACGGCTTCACCGCGGCGCGGCGCCGGCGTGGTGCGCCAGATCTTGAAGGCTTCCTGGGCGCGAGCGACGACGGTCTCGTACTCGGCCTCGGTGGTCGCGCGGACCTGCGCGATCGGCTCGCCGGTGGTCGGGTTGACCGGGGTGATCAGCTCACCGCTGGTCGCGCTCGACCACTCCCCGTTGCCCAGGTACGTGCCAGCGTTGATCGCGTCCAGGCCAAGGGACTTGAGCAGCTCGGAAGACATGCAGACTCCTGTGTTTCGTTACGTTGTTTGGCGCCATCGCGGGCAGGTGGGGGACGCGATGAACAGAACCGCCGATGGTAGCAGAGGGAGGTTGCTGGGCTTTGGTGCGGTGCGGGGTGGCGTGGGACGTCAAAGAATCGACGTTGAGCCCGTTGGGAAGGTTCAGGTTTGACGTGAAATGACCCATTTTGATGCAAATTGACACATTTAAAATTCGTAATAGTTGCAATGACTTACACCTTGGTAAGGTCGTACGGTCAGGTGTCTGCCCTGTCGAAATTCCTATCTTTTGGCCCAGACATCATTCACAATTCAGTCACGCCTGATTGACAAACCTTTGACAATCACGTGCTGGCTGGGGAGTCCATGCGCGTGAAGACGAACAATTCAGCGTTCGGTCGAGTCGTGAATGGAGAAGTGCTTTGCTACATGGATCAGTAGAAGACCTCCCCGCAGCGCGGGCCCGGGCAGGCCGCCGCCGCGTCGAGGCCCGGGCGGCCCTTGAGTTGGGGTTGCGCCTGGGCGATCTGTTGCTGCTGCCGGGCATGGCGGTGCTCTCCCACATTCTGCTGAACGGAGCAGGCGCGCCGGACTCCTCCCAGCGCATCGTGTTCGGCGCGGTGATCCTCAGCGCCATCGTCTGCTTCTCTGTAGCGCCGATGTACCGCAACTGGCGGATCCGTGGCCTTCTGGCTGATCTCTGGCTGTTGTTGCTGGCCTGGTCCGGCACCTTCGCGTTGTTCTCGCTCTATGTCGTCCTGATCGGACTTGCCGATGCGGTCCCCTCTACCTGGCTGATTGGCTGGTATGCCTTTGGCCTGGGCTCAATGGCGGTGCTGCGCGTATTGCTGAGGGTGCAGTTGCACCGCCTGCGCTCGCGCGGGATGGACCATGAGCGGATCCTGCTGGTCGGACTGCGGGCCCCTGCTTTGAGGTTGCATCGCCTGCTGCGTGGAAAGCCAGAGCTTGGCAAGGACGTCATCGGCTATTTCGCCAGTGCGGGCGATATCGCCACCCGTCGTGGCGGTGATGCGCCGCGGAGGCTGGGTATGCTGGCCGAGGTCCCGCAGTACATGGATCAGCACCGCGGCGAATTCGATCAGGTCTGGGTGTCGATGCCGATGGGGCACGCGGCCGCGATCAAGGACATGCTCAAGCAGATCGAGCGATTTCCGGTGCCGGTGCGCCTGATTCCGGATACCACGGGGCTGGGTGCGTTGAATCCCGGCGTACACCAGGTGGGTGACGTGCCGATGATCGGCGTGCGCCAGGGTCTGGTGGATCATCGCTTCCGCCTGTTCAAGCGGGTTGAGGACATCGTTGTGGCAGGCATTGCGGTGATCCTTCTGGCGCCGCTGTTTGCCGTGCTGGCCATCGGCGTGAAGCTGAGCTCACCGGGGCCGGTGCTTTTCCGGCAGAAACGTCATGGCCTTGGCGGTAAAGAGTTCTGGATGCTCAAGTTCCGCTCCATGCGTGTGCACGCGGAGGGGGAGGGGCAGATCACCCAGGCAACGCGGGGTGATCCGCGCGTCACCCGGTTTGGCGCCTTCCTGCGCCGCAGCAGCCTGGACGAGCTGCCGCAGTTCTTCAATGTGCTGGGTGGGAACATGTCGGTGGTGGGGCCGCGACCGCACGCGATCCAGCACAACAACCACTACGAGCGGGTGATCGAACGCTACATGCACCGCCACTACGTCAAGCCGGGAATCACAGGCTGGGCGCAGGTGCATGGGTTGCGTGGCGAGACGCCGGAGCTGCGCTCGATGAAGAAGCGCGTCCAGTACGACATCGATTACATCCGGCGCTGGAGTCCTACGCTGGACGTGAGGATCATCGTGCTGACGGCGTTGAAGGTTCTGGGGCAAAAATCGGCGTACTAAGGTGGTCGATTTCTGGAACTGCGACGTAATTCCATGAATCTGTTAGCGATTTCATCGCCTGTAGTGTGCTTGTAAGGTATGCTGTGCGGCTGCCGCCGGACCTGGATGTTCTGGTCGCGTGCGCCGCAAGGAATGCCACAGGATCCAGGTCAGTGTTCAAGAACGTTCTTTTTGTATGTGTCGGCAACATCTGCCGCAGTCCCTCCGCAGAAGTGATGCTGCGCCAGGCGGTCGAGGGCAAGGGGGTCCAGGTATCCTCCGCTGGTCTCGGTGCGCTGGTTGGGCATGGCATTGATGCCACAGCGCAGGAGCTGCTGGTCGAGCAGGGCATGGATGGCCTGGCCCATCGCGCGCGCCAGATCGATGACGCCATCCTGGGAGCCGCTGATCTGGTGCTGACCATGGAGCGCAAGCACGTGCGTCGCATTGCCGAAATCGCACCGCAGGCCTCGGGAAAGACGTTCCTGCTGGGCAAGTGGCAGCAGGATCGGGAGATTCCCGATCCGTACCGCCAGCAACGCCCTGCGTTCGAACATGTTTACAAGTTGATGGCCGAGGGTGTGGAGAGCTGGGCGCGGCACCTGTAGCGCTGACTTCTCATCTCTGACTGCACCTACATCCAATTGAAGAGTTCTTACTGATGACCACCGATACCCGTAGTCCGGCGCAGGATGATGCTGACGAAATCGACTTGCGGCAGTTGCTCGGCACGCTGATTGACCACAAATGGTGGATTGCCGGAATTACGGGGACGTTTTTCGCTGTTGCTGCCGCATATGCCCTGCTGGCGACGCCCATCTATCGTGCCGACGCGATCGTGCAGGTTGAATCAAAAGTGCCGAGTCTGCCAGGCCTTTCTGATATCAGTCAGTCGCTCGGCATTGGGGGTGGCACGGCGGAGGCGACAACCGAGATCGCGCTCATCACCTCTCGCGCGGTGGTTGGCAGCGCAGTCGATGCGTTGAAGCTGGATATCACCATCGAGCCCAATCGCTTCCCGCTCCTGGGTGGCTACGTTGCGCGCAAGGCGGAGCGTGCCGATCCAGACGCTCTGGCTGATGTGCGCTTTGGCATGAGCCGTTTCGGCTGGGGCGGCGAGAAGCTGGAGATTTTCCAGCTGGACGTGCCGCGCGCGCTGCTGGCGCGCCCGATGACTCTGATCGTCGGCGAGAACAGCGGCTATGAACTGTTCGACGAAGACGACAATCTTCTATTGAAGGGGCAGGTCGGCAAGGTCGCCAGCGGAAAGGGAGTGACCGCGCAGATTGCCGAGATGCGCGCGCATCCAGGTATGCGTTTTGAAGTGACCCGCCAGCGTCACCTCACGGTGGTGGGAGAGCTGCAGAAGAAGGTTGCTGTAAGTGAGTCGGGCAAGGAGTCGGGCATCCTGACGCTGGCCTATGAGAATGAGGATCCTGATCTTGCACAGCGTTTCCTGCAGCAGGTCGCGCAGGCCTACGTGCGACAGAACGTGGAACGCAACTCGGCTGAAGCTTCTGCGCAGCTGACCTTCGTGAAGGAGCAATTGCCCAACGTACGTAATCAGGTGGACGCCGCGCAGAAGGCGCTGAGTGCCTACCAGACGCGCGCCAACTCCGTGGATCTGAGCTTGCAGACCAAGGGCTTGCTGGATC includes the following:
- a CDS encoding SDR family NAD(P)-dependent oxidoreductase produces the protein MNTAGNAAEHGSALQAGKPVIDFTGRRVLIAGGSKGIGREMALAFAGAGAQVSVCARGQAGLDALRADARVQGYELHTFSADLADPGQIQAWLQAAADALGGIDVLVNNATGYGMADDEDGWAASLQIDLMAAVRASRLALPWLRASSDACILNLSSIAAQQPRPGGAPYAAAKAALSHYTTSQALALAKDRIRVNAIAPGSIEFDDGLWDRRRTEDPALYHGTLAKIPFGRFGHPREIADAALFLCSPLARWITGHVLNVDGGQVLMG
- a CDS encoding class I SAM-dependent methyltransferase; protein product: MTASDSTERFSSRVADYVRYRPDYPPALLEWLHGPMGVSREALVADIGAGTGISSRQFLASGHPVVAVEPNAAMRAAAEQWLAPQYPQFRAVDGRAEATTLDDTSIDLVSVAQAFHWFDTVAVRAEWQRILRPDGQALIYWNSRLLDASPFLVGYEQLLLDYGTDYSAVAERYQDDATMQAWFGPGLRGMVELPNVQHLDFDALRGRLLSSSYAPQAGHPRHAPMIDALQDLFAAHAVDDQVAFEYRTRAFLGTLD
- a CDS encoding quinone-dependent dihydroorotate dehydrogenase, whose translation is MYSLARPFLFSLDAERAHGLGLSALDLAYRTGTTPLLAARIAPMPSTVFGLTFPNPVGLAAGLDKNGEHIDALFALGFGFVEIGTITPRPQAGNPQPRLFRLPEHNAIINRMGFNNAGVDALVRNVERARNRRGLLGINIGKNKDTPNEQAVDDYIACLDKVYPLADYITVNISSPNTAGLRELQEETALRQLVSQLRDRQEDLAARHGRRVPMLVKVAPDLSERDIDAAARVLGELQVDGVIATNTTIDHSKVAGDPLANEAGGLSGAPVLEQSTLVLRRLRSRLPESVPLIGVGGILSGADAVAKMAAGAALVQCYSGLIFRGPALVSECVEAIRRRREAPSRGAVAPL
- a CDS encoding undecaprenyl-phosphate glucose phosphotransferase, with amino-acid sequence MRLGDLLLLPGMAVLSHILLNGAGAPDSSQRIVFGAVILSAIVCFSVAPMYRNWRIRGLLADLWLLLLAWSGTFALFSLYVVLIGLADAVPSTWLIGWYAFGLGSMAVLRVLLRVQLHRLRSRGMDHERILLVGLRAPALRLHRLLRGKPELGKDVIGYFASAGDIATRRGGDAPRRLGMLAEVPQYMDQHRGEFDQVWVSMPMGHAAAIKDMLKQIERFPVPVRLIPDTTGLGALNPGVHQVGDVPMIGVRQGLVDHRFRLFKRVEDIVVAGIAVILLAPLFAVLAIGVKLSSPGPVLFRQKRHGLGGKEFWMLKFRSMRVHAEGEGQITQATRGDPRVTRFGAFLRRSSLDELPQFFNVLGGNMSVVGPRPHAIQHNNHYERVIERYMHRHYVKPGITGWAQVHGLRGETPELRSMKKRVQYDIDYIRRWSPTLDVRIIVLTALKVLGQKSAY
- a CDS encoding DUF4190 domain-containing protein, which gives rise to MSVAPRQISALAVVSLVMGIASWTVLPFVASIVAIISGHMARAEIRRRPHELEGDGLAVTGLVLGWVMVGAVIAAILVFILFFGGLAWLAAMSN
- a CDS encoding aldehyde dehydrogenase family protein; this translates as MSSELLKSLGLDAINAGTYLGNGEWSSATSGELITPVNPTTGEPIAQVRATTEAEYETVVARAQEAFKIWRTTPAPRRGEAVRLCGEALRKHKDALGSLVALEMGKSKPEGDGEVQEMIDIADFAVGQSRMLYGYTMHSERPGHRMYEQYHPLGLVGIISAFNFPVAVWSWNSFLAAICGDVCIWKPSNKTPLTAIASLKICNDALREAGFPDIFFLINDAGTALSEKLVDDRRVPLISFTGSTQVGRTVNEKVARRLGRCLLELGGNNAIILDETADLKLAVPGIVFGAVGTAGQRCTTTRRLIVHRSIYADVLATLVKAYKQVEGKIGDPTDAANLMGPLNSDGAVQQFLDAIAQAKAAGGTIETGGTRIDRAGNFVLPAIVSGLKNSDAVVQHETFAPILYVMPYDTIDEAIDMQNGVPQGLSSSIFTQNLKTAEKFLSAAGSDCGIANINIGTSGAEIGGAFGGEKDTGGGRESGSDAWKVYMRRQTNTINYSDSLPLAQGIKFDL
- a CDS encoding low molecular weight protein-tyrosine-phosphatase; translation: MFKNVLFVCVGNICRSPSAEVMLRQAVEGKGVQVSSAGLGALVGHGIDATAQELLVEQGMDGLAHRARQIDDAILGAADLVLTMERKHVRRIAEIAPQASGKTFLLGKWQQDREIPDPYRQQRPAFEHVYKLMAEGVESWARHL